A stretch of the Bdellovibrio sp. 22V genome encodes the following:
- a CDS encoding KH domain-containing protein, translated as MDVFKKARVPAANLAGVEEGRLFIQSTLERLLAHKSHIHIGIEAGEYTTVYRVSCHPDDLGKLIGKKGKTVGGLRTLLIAIVAKYGLRVVVEIPFLPKKKDDFGDFED; from the coding sequence ATGGACGTTTTTAAAAAAGCACGAGTACCAGCAGCGAATCTTGCAGGCGTCGAAGAAGGGCGTCTTTTTATTCAATCGACATTAGAGCGACTCTTGGCTCACAAGAGTCACATCCATATCGGCATAGAAGCAGGCGAATATACGACCGTGTATAGAGTTTCTTGTCACCCTGACGATTTAGGAAAGCTTATTGGTAAGAAAGGAAAGACTGTGGGAGGACTTCGCACATTGCTGATCGCGATTGTAGCGAAATATGGACTGCGAGTGGTTGTTGAAATTCCCTTTTTGCCTAAGAAGAAAGACGATTTTGGCGATTTTGAAGACTGA
- a CDS encoding tRNA threonylcarbamoyladenosine dehydratase, translating to METKVENTLPQPQETEYVLHRRFDRMGRLVGDTVMKKLFDTHVMVIGLGGVGSWAAESLARSGVGKITVVDYDEVCITNANRQIHALQGLVGKKKAEVMGERLRKINPQATVNVIPEFYNEENSEMMLAHNPDWIVDAIDNLTAKAHLLATCRQRGLKVITSGGSAAKMDPLRIKLVDLADTYVDPLSHQMRKILRQKYDFPEKKFGIPCVFSDEIPMQPEELKYDNGQGFKCVCPQGSKNNLHGCDNRNVIWGTASFVTGAFGLAMASHIVNEIYSSVKNPEANA from the coding sequence ATGGAAACTAAAGTAGAAAACACTTTGCCTCAGCCGCAAGAAACTGAATACGTTTTGCACCGTCGTTTTGATCGTATGGGTCGCCTCGTTGGCGATACAGTGATGAAAAAGCTTTTCGACACGCATGTGATGGTGATCGGTCTTGGCGGCGTGGGTTCGTGGGCGGCAGAGTCTTTGGCTCGCTCAGGCGTCGGCAAAATCACGGTTGTTGATTACGACGAAGTTTGTATCACGAATGCAAATCGCCAGATCCATGCGTTGCAAGGTTTGGTCGGAAAGAAAAAAGCCGAAGTGATGGGTGAGCGTTTGCGTAAAATCAATCCGCAAGCGACAGTCAACGTGATCCCTGAATTCTACAACGAAGAAAATTCTGAAATGATGTTGGCGCACAATCCGGATTGGATCGTGGATGCAATCGACAACTTGACGGCAAAAGCGCACTTGCTGGCGACATGCCGTCAGCGCGGTTTGAAAGTGATCACTTCCGGTGGTTCTGCCGCGAAGATGGATCCACTTCGCATTAAGCTTGTGGATTTGGCGGATACTTACGTCGATCCTCTTTCGCATCAAATGCGCAAAATCTTGCGCCAAAAGTACGACTTCCCGGAAAAGAAATTCGGCATTCCTTGCGTATTCTCTGACGAGATTCCGATGCAACCGGAAGAATTGAAGTACGATAACGGTCAGGGCTTTAAATGCGTGTGCCCACAGGGGTCGAAAAACAATCTTCATGGTTGTGACAATCGCAATGTGATTTGGGGTACCGCGAGTTTCGTAACGGGGGCCTTTGGTTTGGCGATGGCTTCACATATCGTGAACGAAATCTATTCTTCCGTTAAAAATCCGGAGGCGAACGCATGA
- a CDS encoding TatD family hydrolase: protein MRKTGTMVGFGFWIDAHGHLADPRWEGKQAQIIEDARSRGIHFFMQGGVGPEDWQKQRELKAQFPTHIGLCFGLHPYWVVDHDDEQCEEALNLLATQLVDAMGLGEMGLDFRPHIMKDSRERQLDVFTDQLELAHISNKPMVLHLVQAHEESLRIMDLYGLPKQKGMVHSFNGSWGKAQDFLKRGLFLSVGGPVCRPDNQKLHQAVKEMPLEFLLIESDSPDQAPPAYKGQLNPPESIWEVARTIGELKSLDPLEILDITTENFRRLFGEFASWKLK, encoded by the coding sequence ATGAGAAAAACAGGGACTATGGTCGGGTTTGGATTCTGGATAGATGCACATGGGCACTTGGCAGACCCTCGCTGGGAGGGAAAGCAGGCGCAGATTATTGAGGACGCTCGTTCGCGCGGGATCCATTTTTTTATGCAAGGCGGAGTCGGTCCCGAAGACTGGCAAAAGCAGCGCGAGCTCAAAGCGCAATTCCCCACGCATATCGGTCTTTGTTTTGGTCTGCACCCTTATTGGGTCGTGGATCATGATGACGAGCAATGTGAAGAAGCTTTGAATCTTCTGGCCACTCAGCTTGTCGATGCCATGGGCTTGGGAGAGATGGGCTTGGATTTCCGCCCGCATATCATGAAAGACTCCCGGGAACGTCAATTAGACGTCTTTACCGATCAACTGGAGTTGGCGCATATCTCGAACAAACCTATGGTTTTGCACCTCGTGCAAGCGCACGAAGAAAGCCTCAGGATTATGGACCTGTACGGGCTGCCAAAGCAAAAAGGCATGGTACACTCCTTCAACGGCAGTTGGGGAAAGGCGCAGGATTTCCTAAAAAGAGGCTTGTTCCTTTCTGTCGGTGGACCGGTGTGCCGGCCCGACAACCAAAAGCTTCACCAGGCCGTGAAAGAAATGCCTTTGGAGTTCCTCTTGATCGAAAGCGACAGCCCGGATCAGGCTCCACCGGCGTATAAAGGCCAATTGAACCCTCCTGAAAGCATTTGGGAGGTGGCAAGAACTATAGGGGAGTTGAAATCACTTGATCCCCTGGAAATATTAGATATCACTACGGAGAATTTCCGTCGTCTTTTTGGAGAGTTTGCCTCATGGAAACTAAAGTAG
- a CDS encoding DedA family protein, with translation MEFANEPIFQWMSQFAYQPGTVYAALIGMMILSSVGFPLPEEVTLISVGILAFMGAHPQHFPPPYEGAPVVNVHTASIIAFSAVVMSDTFIYLIGRIFGRKLLYHPRVHKLFPPHMMKRVEEWTHKYGAYACGIFRFTPGLRFPGHLACGMLRYPAWKFIVIDGVAALISVPTQIYLLAHYGEPILNKLRQFKLVVFAIIGLLLVYFLVKKLRERWAARPQS, from the coding sequence TTGGAATTTGCTAACGAGCCGATTTTTCAGTGGATGTCGCAGTTCGCCTATCAGCCGGGAACTGTCTATGCTGCATTGATCGGAATGATGATTCTGTCTTCCGTGGGCTTTCCGCTACCGGAAGAGGTGACCCTCATCAGCGTCGGTATTCTGGCGTTTATGGGCGCGCACCCGCAACACTTTCCTCCGCCTTATGAAGGCGCGCCTGTCGTGAACGTTCATACCGCCTCTATTATCGCTTTTTCTGCCGTCGTCATGAGTGACACGTTTATTTATTTAATAGGGCGGATCTTCGGAAGAAAATTACTCTATCATCCTCGCGTGCATAAACTCTTTCCGCCACACATGATGAAACGTGTGGAGGAGTGGACTCACAAGTACGGCGCCTATGCGTGCGGGATCTTCCGTTTTACGCCGGGTCTGCGTTTCCCAGGACACTTGGCCTGTGGAATGCTCCGATATCCTGCGTGGAAGTTTATCGTCATTGATGGGGTTGCGGCTTTGATCAGTGTGCCGACGCAGATTTACCTGTTGGCTCATTATGGCGAGCCTATTCTGAATAAGCTTCGTCAGTTCAAGCTCGTAGTTTTCGCCATTATCGGTTTGCTGTTGGTGTATTTCTTGGTCAAGAAACTGCGGGAACGCTGGGCCGCTCGCCCGCAAAGTTAA
- a CDS encoding RluA family pseudouridine synthase has translation MQSARGFEYGVRHIISPQSGRLSDVLLSTLDLDREEITFLLDLGSIYLNHKRVKEDSSVSSGDYLRVHTKPRRFLRDDGNWSERILFQNKHFLVVRKVSGLPVHASVDNIQENLQKYLENALGHELYVTHRLDVPTRGLIVYAKTAEFLSAFNKMLVDREMKKIYRAIVEGQNISTGVLTHYMEPSPRAPKTVSHEAREGWQNCVLDILAKKVLPENRSELLIHLQTGRTHQIRAQLGYEKHPIVGDHTYGAQKIWEEEKIELEACELSFKNPLTGEEHHFVL, from the coding sequence ATGCAGAGTGCCAGAGGATTTGAATACGGAGTCCGACATATAATCAGCCCTCAGTCCGGAAGGCTGAGTGATGTTTTATTAAGCACTTTGGATCTTGATCGTGAAGAAATCACTTTTCTTTTGGACCTTGGCTCTATTTATTTGAATCACAAGAGAGTTAAAGAAGATTCCTCGGTTTCTTCCGGCGATTATTTGCGCGTGCATACAAAACCCCGGCGCTTTCTGCGCGATGATGGAAATTGGTCAGAGCGCATTTTGTTTCAAAATAAACATTTTCTTGTTGTAAGGAAAGTCTCAGGCCTTCCCGTTCACGCCAGCGTCGACAATATTCAAGAGAACCTGCAAAAATATTTAGAAAATGCTCTAGGACATGAATTGTATGTCACTCACCGCCTAGATGTACCCACACGCGGGTTGATCGTTTATGCCAAGACGGCCGAGTTTTTAAGCGCATTTAATAAAATGCTCGTCGATCGTGAGATGAAAAAAATCTATCGCGCGATCGTCGAAGGCCAGAACATATCCACCGGAGTTCTAACTCATTATATGGAGCCGTCGCCTCGCGCACCGAAAACCGTGTCGCATGAAGCTCGCGAAGGCTGGCAGAACTGTGTCCTTGATATCTTAGCGAAGAAAGTTTTGCCGGAGAATCGCAGTGAGCTTTTGATTCATTTGCAGACAGGTCGCACTCACCAGATCCGCGCTCAACTGGGATACGAAAAACATCCCATCGTGGGTGATCATACTTATGGCGCGCAGAAAATTTGGGAAGAGGAAAAGATCGAACTGGAAGCCTGTGAGCTCAGTTTCAAAAACCCGCTCACAGGAGAAGAACATCACTTCGTTCTTTAG
- a CDS encoding endonuclease/exonuclease/phosphatase family protein: MKKLLSFKNLILVLLLSFTVGCAISFKKKQWDLPPRAADEVTVMSFNVENLFDTTHDKDREDWTYLPRSLKLQDPEVRKGCEQNDSAYRRSECLSTDWNETQLDKKLTNLTQVVLDVDGNGPDVLMLIEVENENVLNIWNAKYLQKAAYKTIVLLEGPDKRGIDVGLMSRFPVVGKPVLHPIPWKPANDEDKKWMERSRGVLEVTLKAPNGDPMTFLVAHFPSQANPTYWRQQAAEFVAKLIKDKGPNAMVIAGGDLNITHEEEEKVHIFRDTFSPVGAVSHFVGCKDCDGTHNYRKSWSFLDAHIYSKALLAEGAGSYQMEPNTIDVIRYSDVHLKKGKYPKRWDYDRMDGVADHFPLYVRLKQRGPAKTPVADEKKAEVKDPKKSKKTKK, translated from the coding sequence ATGAAAAAATTACTGTCATTTAAGAATCTGATCCTCGTCCTCCTCTTATCCTTCACAGTTGGCTGCGCCATCTCCTTCAAAAAGAAGCAATGGGATTTGCCTCCCCGTGCGGCCGACGAAGTGACTGTGATGTCATTTAACGTCGAAAACTTGTTCGACACCACTCACGATAAGGACCGTGAGGATTGGACTTATTTGCCGCGTTCTTTGAAATTGCAGGATCCCGAAGTGCGTAAAGGCTGTGAGCAGAACGACAGCGCCTATCGCCGTTCCGAGTGTCTTTCAACGGATTGGAACGAAACTCAGCTTGATAAGAAGCTCACGAACCTCACTCAGGTGGTTTTAGACGTTGATGGCAACGGCCCTGACGTTTTGATGTTGATCGAAGTTGAGAATGAAAATGTTCTGAATATCTGGAACGCGAAGTATCTGCAAAAAGCCGCTTACAAAACGATCGTGCTTTTGGAAGGTCCCGATAAGCGCGGTATCGACGTAGGCTTGATGTCTCGTTTCCCTGTCGTCGGTAAACCTGTTCTTCACCCGATTCCGTGGAAGCCTGCTAATGACGAAGACAAAAAATGGATGGAGAGATCTCGCGGCGTTTTGGAAGTGACACTGAAGGCTCCCAACGGAGATCCAATGACCTTCCTTGTTGCGCACTTTCCTTCGCAAGCGAATCCAACATACTGGCGTCAACAAGCGGCGGAGTTCGTGGCAAAGTTGATCAAAGACAAAGGCCCGAACGCGATGGTGATTGCCGGCGGCGACCTGAACATCACGCATGAAGAGGAAGAAAAAGTTCATATCTTCCGCGACACTTTCAGTCCTGTTGGAGCGGTGTCTCACTTCGTCGGCTGTAAAGACTGCGATGGCACTCACAACTATCGCAAATCCTGGTCTTTCCTGGATGCACACATTTACTCAAAAGCCTTGTTAGCAGAAGGTGCCGGCAGCTATCAAATGGAACCCAACACGATCGACGTCATTCGCTACAGCGACGTCCATCTTAAAAAAGGTAAATACCCAAAACGCTGGGACTATGACCGCATGGACGGTGTCGCGGATCACTTCCCTCTTTATGTTCGCTTAAAACAAAGAGGCCCTGCAAAAACCCCGGTCGCTGACGAGAAAAAAGCCGAAGTCAAAGACCCGAAAAAATCCAAGAAAACAAAAAAGTAA
- a CDS encoding S8 family serine peptidase: MRFISFLVITSLLAAGCTPSPKNDLGNQSFLDGLFVTRPTVEEPMIAILKLQTPALLEMAERKDGRLTINPKLLKVILAEQEETIAALQEISPKIRVLIRYKLVLNGLAIWAPADVYEEIQKIPNVVMAEKPGTFARPALAETKAVVPVGENTSVKFIGSEEAYKQNIRGQGMKVGIIDTGIDYTHKMFLGEGTEEAYKNNDPRQANAAFPNKKVVGGIDLVGSDYHSGSLNFEKRIPVPDANPLDESGHGTHVAGTVAGFGDGVNTYDGVAPAADLYAIKVFGAKGSTSDEVVIAALEYAIDPTGDLTFKDQLDVVNLSLGSGYGNPHIMYNHAIRNTVRGGTIVVASGGNSGDKPYIVGAPGVSDDAISVASSVDNMNQNVQFPAVEFTGSAGTTTTEYVEAAITKTLATIPALQGEIIHLGVADKDFDSALKEKIKGKVAFIDRGVVAFADKIRRAQDGGAIAVVVANNDNEPPFIMGGDGAFDIPAVMISKKVGDSLKAQLKAGPVTVDLKSQAVIEKPWLVDTISNFSSRGPRSEDGMIKPEIAAPGSNIISASVGGGDKGESMSGTSMAGPHIAGVMALLKQKYTDLDPYELKSVLLGHGKVIADAEQKTYTVSRQGAGRVQVGASLTAQVVAIPSTLSFGITDVEKQKTLNKTITLKNIGTEALTLTPVWKGSQALKVSAAAVTLAPGEAKSVVVTAKINATLMASANDELDGFFTFIANDKQMIQLPALVVARQISQIKATALTVFSTSEADAAGSAAELKLENKGLNKGPAYLFNLLALDTRKKETKPDLVHNRNCDMQSAGYRVLEKDGVRKLQVAVKLYEGMTTWDTCEVNVQIDADKDGVTDQEIAGLTQESLAGHKGSQFVSLLLDGATARALRQQYEKDYVINPDKAEENYTPALIDEQEMHVFDNSTLAIIEADISLLALADTGELNIKVSTTHQDNGAIEYDDYLAGQDKEWKKISLRSEAQSFTDLPEMIELQGRDSVVVPLTKGYGTGDLILYAPQNKSVRDVLLEDAQSQIVPVIYSSDEN, encoded by the coding sequence ATGAGATTTATTTCTTTCCTGGTAATTACTTCTTTGCTCGCAGCAGGCTGTACACCTTCCCCTAAAAACGATTTAGGAAACCAAAGCTTCTTGGACGGTCTTTTCGTGACAAGACCGACTGTGGAAGAGCCGATGATCGCCATCTTGAAATTGCAAACACCGGCTCTTTTAGAAATGGCCGAGCGCAAAGACGGCCGTTTGACAATCAATCCAAAACTTTTGAAAGTGATTCTTGCCGAGCAAGAAGAAACGATTGCCGCTCTTCAAGAAATTTCACCAAAGATCCGCGTCTTGATCCGCTATAAACTTGTGTTGAATGGTTTGGCTATTTGGGCTCCTGCGGATGTCTATGAAGAAATCCAAAAAATTCCAAATGTTGTCATGGCGGAAAAACCGGGAACTTTCGCTCGCCCTGCCCTGGCTGAAACAAAAGCTGTCGTGCCCGTGGGAGAAAACACCTCCGTAAAATTTATTGGCAGCGAAGAAGCCTACAAACAAAACATTCGCGGCCAAGGCATGAAGGTGGGCATCATCGATACGGGCATCGACTACACTCACAAAATGTTTTTGGGTGAAGGCACGGAAGAGGCTTATAAAAACAACGATCCCCGCCAAGCCAATGCGGCATTCCCGAATAAAAAAGTTGTCGGCGGCATTGACCTCGTTGGCAGCGATTATCACTCGGGGTCTTTGAATTTTGAAAAACGTATTCCCGTTCCTGACGCAAATCCTTTGGACGAGAGCGGTCATGGAACTCACGTCGCGGGAACCGTTGCGGGATTTGGTGACGGCGTGAATACTTATGATGGTGTCGCTCCTGCGGCGGATCTTTACGCAATCAAAGTTTTTGGCGCGAAAGGTTCTACAAGTGATGAAGTCGTTATTGCGGCTTTGGAATATGCGATTGATCCTACAGGCGATTTGACTTTCAAAGATCAATTAGACGTTGTGAATCTTTCCTTGGGAAGTGGTTACGGTAATCCACATATCATGTACAACCATGCGATTCGCAACACGGTTCGTGGTGGTACAATCGTGGTTGCTTCCGGTGGTAACTCTGGCGACAAACCTTACATTGTCGGGGCTCCGGGCGTTTCTGATGATGCGATCTCGGTTGCTTCAAGTGTTGATAACATGAACCAAAACGTGCAATTCCCTGCTGTTGAGTTTACAGGATCTGCGGGAACAACAACGACAGAGTACGTTGAGGCTGCGATCACAAAAACTTTAGCAACGATCCCGGCTTTACAAGGCGAAATTATTCACTTGGGTGTCGCGGATAAAGATTTTGATTCCGCGTTGAAAGAAAAAATCAAAGGCAAAGTCGCGTTCATTGACCGCGGTGTTGTCGCGTTTGCCGACAAAATCCGCCGTGCGCAGGACGGCGGTGCTATCGCCGTTGTTGTTGCCAATAACGACAATGAGCCGCCGTTTATCATGGGCGGTGACGGCGCTTTCGATATTCCGGCCGTGATGATTTCCAAAAAGGTCGGCGACAGTCTTAAGGCGCAACTTAAAGCGGGTCCCGTCACTGTGGATTTGAAATCTCAAGCAGTGATTGAAAAACCTTGGTTGGTTGATACGATTTCGAATTTTTCTTCTCGTGGTCCCCGCTCTGAAGATGGAATGATTAAGCCTGAAATTGCGGCTCCTGGTTCGAACATCATTTCCGCTTCTGTTGGCGGAGGTGATAAAGGCGAAAGCATGTCAGGCACTTCGATGGCGGGTCCGCACATCGCCGGTGTGATGGCGCTGCTTAAACAGAAATACACGGATCTTGATCCGTACGAACTTAAATCCGTTTTGTTAGGTCATGGCAAAGTGATCGCGGATGCAGAACAAAAAACGTACACGGTCAGCCGCCAAGGCGCGGGCCGCGTGCAAGTGGGCGCTTCTTTGACAGCACAGGTTGTCGCTATTCCTTCCACACTTTCCTTTGGCATTACGGACGTTGAGAAACAAAAAACTCTGAACAAAACGATCACGCTTAAAAATATCGGTACAGAGGCTTTGACTCTGACGCCGGTTTGGAAAGGGTCACAGGCTCTGAAAGTTTCGGCAGCGGCCGTGACTTTGGCTCCGGGCGAGGCGAAGTCCGTTGTCGTCACAGCAAAAATCAATGCGACTTTGATGGCTTCTGCCAATGACGAGCTTGATGGCTTCTTCACATTTATCGCGAACGACAAACAAATGATTCAGTTGCCGGCGCTAGTGGTGGCTCGTCAGATTTCGCAAATCAAAGCAACGGCTTTGACGGTGTTCTCGACTTCCGAAGCGGATGCGGCAGGCAGCGCTGCCGAGTTGAAACTTGAAAACAAAGGCTTGAATAAAGGCCCGGCGTATCTTTTCAATCTTCTTGCCTTGGATACTCGCAAGAAAGAAACAAAGCCCGATCTTGTTCACAATCGTAACTGCGATATGCAATCGGCGGGATATCGCGTCTTGGAAAAAGACGGCGTCCGCAAGTTGCAAGTCGCTGTAAAACTTTATGAAGGCATGACGACTTGGGATACATGCGAAGTGAACGTGCAAATTGATGCCGATAAAGACGGCGTCACCGATCAAGAGATCGCGGGTCTGACACAAGAAAGTCTTGCCGGCCACAAAGGCAGCCAGTTTGTCAGCCTCCTTTTGGATGGCGCAACGGCGCGCGCTCTTCGTCAGCAATACGAAAAGGATTATGTTATCAACCCTGACAAAGCGGAAGAAAACTACACTCCTGCCTTGATTGACGAACAAGAAATGCACGTGTTCGACAACTCGACATTGGCGATCATCGAAGCAGATATTTCTTTACTGGCTCTAGCTGATACGGGGGAGCTTAATATCAAAGTTTCGACTACGCATCAAGATAACGGCGCGATTGAATATGACGATTATTTGGCTGGCCAGGATAAAGAGTGGAAGAAAATCTCCCTTCGCTCAGAGGCTCAAAGCTTTACGGATCTTCCTGAAATGATCGAGTTGCAAGGACGGGATTCCGTTGTCGTCCCTTTGACAAAAGGTTATGGCACAGGTGATTTGATTCTCTATGCTCCTCAAAACAAATCCGTACGTGACGTTTTGTTAGAAGATGCGCAATCACAGATTGTTCCTGTGATTTACTCTTCTGACGAAAACTAA
- a CDS encoding host specificity factor TipJ family phage tail protein codes for MLNTLWIAENCLDPSTWIEIQTDDVLATLVEHYGDSFPSNARIYHEQVSEQTDVTPSTEDSVNAFMHMRGTFFVVHYPEGPVAIIAVVAIVAVVAMAFFLKPSIPVVSQRESNSRGSSNNSLSERKNDIRIGERIPNILGTVRSYPDQYSPAYKLLEGTQEIEHSLMVISRGYLQIHDAFEGETRFDSMAGASLQVYDPGKDFINDTPIFSIGAQITDPWHEVYPVASVTGQTLLPPNVDVFEGDNNIFFTGPDSIELSSSSDRDFTDYIEAGTEITVTNSVSNGNTLDLNGTYVVLTVVAKKIVLSNPVLANPNWGSLSGSTPTCSANLTPDADKWVGPFDMTTQANRSYVIVNIRGPQGLYYVGNSSGNQYKTTVDFTIEFIQIDNLGNPLGPVDVYNGSITGSATSRDSVGVSVIYQTSFTGPCRVRMRRTSDSGDDSGAQHVETIKVTEIYSSRLWSSYHVPHTHMRTKIYSTASALSASERKTNLRVTSRLPPRLPDNTFDVGNTAAYAPTADAADIMCYIIYNTDFGKKPQSTIDVQNIYDTVAEARDYFGYSESVGFNYTFDDASISFEEALSSVAQAIHCVAYRRGNKYRIFFEKETNDAVLLFNHRNKRPGSEKRTVSFGRYQDYDGVEINWNDPDDFDSQQTLRIPDDGRSNYKKLEVRGIRNLKQATVLAWRAYQKMTYQNVKIEMSAMDDANILLLTERVLNSDNTRSSLLEGSVTAVLGTMLTVSPQVRLDSSKTYSMFLQLSDGTVESIPVVQGPSYDKVMLSYAPRLPLVTDSGYYATTLFHIVASDETQIRAFLVDEITSNDDMTVDLKLVNYDSRYYLHDKDYHP; via the coding sequence ATGTTAAACACTCTCTGGATTGCTGAAAACTGTCTCGACCCTTCAACGTGGATTGAGATTCAAACCGATGACGTGTTAGCCACACTTGTCGAGCACTACGGTGACTCATTCCCGTCTAACGCTCGCATCTATCATGAGCAGGTGTCAGAGCAAACTGACGTCACTCCGTCGACTGAAGATTCAGTTAACGCATTCATGCATATGCGCGGCACCTTCTTTGTCGTGCATTACCCTGAAGGCCCGGTAGCAATTATTGCCGTCGTCGCAATCGTCGCCGTTGTCGCAATGGCCTTCTTCCTGAAGCCGTCTATTCCGGTCGTCTCGCAGCGCGAAAGCAACTCACGCGGCTCGTCGAACAACTCGCTATCTGAACGTAAGAATGATATCCGAATCGGTGAGCGTATCCCGAATATTCTCGGCACCGTTCGTTCGTATCCAGACCAGTATTCGCCAGCATACAAGCTGCTCGAAGGGACTCAGGAGATTGAGCACAGTCTCATGGTGATTAGTCGCGGATATCTGCAAATCCATGACGCCTTCGAAGGCGAGACGCGCTTTGACAGCATGGCTGGCGCATCGCTCCAGGTGTACGACCCAGGTAAAGACTTCATCAACGATACGCCTATCTTCTCCATCGGTGCGCAGATTACTGACCCCTGGCACGAAGTCTACCCGGTCGCGTCCGTTACCGGACAAACGCTGCTGCCACCTAACGTTGACGTGTTCGAAGGCGATAACAATATCTTCTTTACCGGGCCGGACTCAATCGAGCTGTCTTCCAGTTCTGACCGCGACTTTACTGACTACATTGAAGCTGGCACAGAAATTACTGTGACGAACAGCGTATCTAATGGTAACACCCTCGACCTCAACGGAACGTACGTTGTTCTGACTGTCGTTGCTAAGAAGATTGTACTGTCTAACCCGGTGCTCGCTAACCCGAACTGGGGCAGCTTGTCCGGCAGCACTCCGACTTGTTCAGCTAACCTGACTCCTGACGCGGATAAGTGGGTCGGCCCGTTCGACATGACGACTCAGGCTAACCGCTCATATGTCATCGTCAACATTCGCGGCCCCCAAGGTCTGTACTATGTCGGCAACAGCTCAGGCAACCAGTACAAGACTACGGTCGACTTTACCATTGAGTTTATCCAGATTGATAACCTGGGGAACCCGCTCGGCCCGGTCGACGTTTACAACGGCAGCATTACCGGGTCAGCTACGTCTCGCGATAGCGTTGGCGTCAGCGTCATCTATCAAACGTCATTTACCGGGCCATGCCGTGTACGTATGCGCCGCACCAGCGATTCCGGCGACGACTCAGGTGCGCAGCATGTTGAGACGATTAAGGTCACGGAGATTTACTCGTCAAGATTGTGGTCATCGTATCACGTGCCTCATACCCATATGCGTACTAAGATTTACAGCACAGCATCTGCGTTGAGCGCCAGCGAGCGTAAGACTAACTTGCGTGTAACATCACGTCTGCCGCCACGTCTGCCTGACAACACGTTTGATGTTGGCAATACGGCAGCATACGCTCCTACAGCAGATGCGGCTGACATCATGTGCTATATCATCTATAACACTGACTTCGGCAAGAAGCCTCAGAGCACTATTGATGTGCAGAACATCTACGATACCGTTGCTGAGGCTCGCGACTACTTCGGCTATAGCGAGTCCGTTGGCTTCAACTATACGTTTGACGATGCAAGTATCTCATTCGAAGAAGCGCTCAGCTCTGTTGCTCAGGCTATCCATTGCGTAGCGTACCGTCGCGGTAATAAGTATCGCATCTTCTTTGAGAAGGAGACTAACGACGCTGTGCTGCTTTTTAACCATCGCAACAAACGTCCAGGGTCTGAGAAGCGTACTGTATCTTTCGGTCGTTATCAGGACTATGATGGCGTAGAGATTAACTGGAACGACCCGGATGACTTCGACAGCCAGCAGACTTTACGTATCCCTGACGATGGTCGCAGCAACTATAAAAAGTTAGAAGTGCGAGGTATCCGCAACCTGAAGCAAGCAACCGTTTTAGCATGGCGTGCATACCAGAAAATGACGTATCAGAATGTCAAGATTGAAATGTCTGCGATGGATGACGCAAATATCTTGCTATTGACTGAACGTGTGCTAAATTCTGACAACACTCGCAGCAGCTTGCTGGAGGGTAGCGTTACTGCGGTATTGGGAACAATGCTGACCGTATCACCACAAGTGCGGCTGGATTCCAGCAAGACTTACAGCATGTTCTTACAGCTCAGTGACGGCACCGTTGAATCAATCCCGGTTGTGCAAGGCCCGTCTTACGACAAAGTTATGCTGTCGTATGCGCCACGCTTGCCACTGGTGACGGATTCAGGATATTATGCAACAACGCTGTTTCATATTGTGGCGTCTGACGAAACTCAAATCCGGGCATTCCTCGTAGATGAGATTACCAGCAACGACGATATGACTGTTGACCTGAAACTCGTCAACTACGATTCAAGATATTATCTGCATGATAAAGACTATCATCCTTGA